One Arachis hypogaea cultivar Tifrunner chromosome 18, arahy.Tifrunner.gnm2.J5K5, whole genome shotgun sequence genomic window, aatttaaaattaaataattaattaataatctaatttttaattataattttatcttttttttaattcattgtacacattgtacacaaCTAGTATTAGTTCCCAATACTTTCTCatacttaatttatttaattttgacgtAAACATAAGATTTTTTGTTGTTAAATTAGGTTGGATTTGTATCCAACTCCAACTGAACTCAACTTGAATAAACTCAACTAGTCCTTTGTATTGTAGATGCCTAATTTCCAAAGTAAATTGTACAAGTACAATAGAAGCACAACTGGACCCAGCTAAACTAAGAAAAAGACAAAGCACAATCAGTTGCCCTCCACAAACCACATACAAGAGTTTGTTGCCACACCAGTTCCTGACTAATTCCTACCATGCCATTGGTTTATGTGTTTCTTGGGAGTTTGGACACAAATACAGAATTCTAATaggttataaatataaaaatattcgagagtataaaaattaaatacaaaattaattaccaaatcaattatttatataaaatacatataataatataaaatttatattaaaaataaattaaacaatacatataaatataaacaaatataATCTTATTGTGATAGAATATCATTTTTTATTGATATGCATATTCTTCAAAAGTTCAAATGCATTTAATATGAATGTATCGAATAtagaattttttatgttttatatttttaaatattatcaataaaaataagtGGATGTCCATATTGTTAAAGCATGAACAATCCAATAatggaaaaacagaaaatttggcCAGATCAAATCAAGTCTCTAAAGAAACAAAGCAATGCAACATCTCTATCTACACATGGCCAATATTTCAAGTCCTTTTCAGTCTCAAACTTTTACATGTGCAAACATAGAAACATCTACCCACTTTGCAAAAAATTTAACCTAAGATATGACTATGAAAAGTTTCATAGTGAGGAACAACTGTCAACGGGCCTAAAAGTTTGATGATAATACATATGAATTAGGGGGATGGAACTTGATCTTCTATTTTCCAAGTTTCAAATTAAGATCAACGTTTTCTTTAGCTTCATTAACATTCTGAGTTCTAGCTGCTGAAAGTCCGATTTGCAGCTCATCGGCCACCGGAgggaagaaataataaaaaggttGCTTCTGTTGATTGAAGCGGTTGAATGCTTGCACTTGAGGAACTTGATCTTCTATAGTATCCTTTAGCGAATGcaaaattgaaattaagaatgaaattagTATATCTTGTCACATTAGATGAAATAATGAAATtaacaaaatagaaaacaaaggCAAAGATTGAACTAAAAACATTTGAGTAAATGCCATATTTGGTCCCGGATCATTTGTCCGAAACGGTCATCCACAATTTAAAGATTACTAACCAGTCCCCAACCATTCAAGTAAATGGTCTAAGCAGTCTCTATTACTGGTCTAAGCAGCCCCTAACATATCAGCATGTCACCATTTATAAGAACTATTTAAATCAATTACTTGAATAGTTAAGAACTAATTAGGGATTTTCGAATTATAAAGAGCTGATTTGTCCTTTGGACAAATGGTTAGGAACCAGACAAACAAATGATTTTTCCTACCTGAAAAGATGGTGATTCAGATTCAGGATTGTCCTTATTGGGAATCGCTAGGAAAGCCGAAAAAGGCTTCGTCTTTGAAGGCGGGGATGAAGTAGAAGTAGGAGAAGCCAATGTTAGAAAATCTCCAACGAAATTCtcattttctttgtttcttttccttGAGTTTAGCTCTGAGTTGGAAGCAGAACATGATGGCAGTTCCCTGCAGATGATTAATATAGTGCATGGTGAGACAAAACAACATTTGCAAGTTGCAACTACAATAATGTGACagaagaaacaataaaaaatcaacAACCTGAGAGTTGAATTGCTAGCATCATTATTGAATCCACTATTACACAAAGTTGTGGCATTCGTTTGCGTCTCGGCAAATGGATGCAACTTATAATTGTAAGCAGGCACAGGAGGAGCATCCAGGCAGAAGGGGTAAGACCTCTTCACGCCAACAATCTGTATCAAGTTTCAAACCTCTACATTACAGACAAACAAATCGGGAGGGTAATGAAGTTTACCTTAATGTCTTGCTACTGAATTCACTAAAAAAACATGATCCAAATCAAGCAAAGAGTTCAATTACATAACCAAGGAATTTGGTATTTGTTCTCTAAATTCCATGTTAAATAGAACAATGTGGTTAAAAAAGACAATTCAACTCAGGTCCAAGGCTACCTGGGAATGAAAGATTGGAATTACTAGGCAAATTGCACTTACCTTCTCGGCCTGCCTTGCGAACAGGCCGTTATCATTACAATTTTGGTTTGAAGGGGGCTCTCTTGAGTAATGAGGCATTGGTGGTGTCGAGACATTAACCTGCATATTCAACAAAACAAATCTTAACAAAGATCACAAGTGAAAACACTTCATACAATAAATTATCTCGATCTTACCATGGAAGTCAATTGATGATGAAATTGTGGTGCTTTCTGCCCCAAATAAGGCAAAGGCCAAACAGGATTGGATTCAAAAGGAAAGCTTGGTAGAAACTGCATAGCTGCAGGATCAACCCAAAACCTCTCCTCCTCAAATCCTGAATTGTGTGTCAATGGAACAGTACCGGTGCCCGGAACCTTAGCATCCAACATCTGTTTGAGTGACATAGGCCTAAATTCAGCTTGTGATCTAGGAGGAGGTTGACTGGAGTGATGAAAGTTTTGGATCGGTAGATGCATACATGTGGGTTTTGTTGATGCAACTGAATCTTGTTGTGGTGATAGAATGGTAACAGCATTCTTCTTCTGCAGTTCTTCCATTCTTATCTTCTCAAGCTGTGCCACACCAAGTCCTCTCTGTGGCACCTTTTTCTGCTTTGGCTTCTTCGAAGGTCTACCACCGCCGCCGCCTCCTCCACCGCCGCTACCATTCCCGTTACCATCGCTACTATAGGTTTGTTTTTGAAGCTCTTGAGCTACTTTTGTATTATGATCATCTTccatttaattgaaaagaaaaataaagaaaagctcGCTAGCTACTCTCtctctaataaaatataaatacacaccGTAAAagataattataatctaatataaactttaaaatattatctaaaataaaaatattacataaacCACAATGTTATGATCTCtttcaaatacaaattcaaaaatc contains:
- the LOC112773252 gene encoding uncharacterized protein, which translates into the protein MEDDHNTKVAQELQKQTYSSDGNGNGSGGGGGGGGGRPSKKPKQKKVPQRGLGVAQLEKIRMEELQKKNAVTILSPQQDSVASTKPTCMHLPIQNFHHSSQPPPRSQAEFRPMSLKQMLDAKVPGTGTVPLTHNSGFEEERFWVDPAAMQFLPSFPFESNPVWPLPYLGQKAPQFHHQLTSMVNVSTPPMPHYSREPPSNQNCNDNGLFARQAEKIVGVKRSYPFCLDAPPVPAYNYKLHPFAETQTNATTLCNSGFNNDASNSTLRELPSCSASNSELNSRKRNKENENFVGDFLTLASPTSTSSPPSKTKPFSAFLAIPNKDNPESESPSFQDTIEDQVPQVQAFNRFNQQKQPFYYFFPPVADELQIGLSAARTQNVNEAKENVDLNLKLGK